The Psychrosphaera ytuae genome includes a region encoding these proteins:
- the trkA gene encoding Trk system potassium transporter TrkA: MKIIILGAGQVGATLAENLSGEENDITLVDIDSEPLTALQDKFDLNVVVGHCSHPDILRQAGAEDAQMLIAVTRSDEVNMMACQVAYSIFNTPTKIARIRSQEYLLYREQLFQNSDLPVDEYIAPEQLVTKYISRLIDYPGALQVLEFANGIVSLVAVKAYYGGKLVGYAISHLKESMPELETRVAAIYRKGQPIKPLGSTVIEADDEVFFVAATKHIRRVMEELQKLEDSYKRITIVGGGNIGCGLAKTLEKQYRVKLIELDPKRAEEISQLLEHTTVFAGDASDQELLIEEQIDQTDVFIAVTNDDEANIMSAMLAKRLGAQKTMVLIQRSAYIELVQGKDVDIAISPQQATISALLTHVRRGDISNVYSLRRGAAEAIEAIARGDKKTSKVVGRTIEELKLPPQTTIGAIVRNNEVIIAHDNTVIETDDHVILFLVDKKYISEVEKLFQVTALYF, encoded by the coding sequence ATGAAAATTATTATCTTAGGGGCAGGCCAAGTAGGTGCCACATTAGCAGAAAACCTATCTGGTGAAGAAAATGACATCACCCTGGTTGATATTGACTCTGAGCCTTTAACAGCCCTGCAAGATAAGTTCGACCTTAATGTTGTCGTTGGGCATTGTTCTCACCCGGATATTTTGCGACAAGCTGGTGCTGAGGATGCACAAATGTTGATTGCGGTTACCCGCAGTGACGAAGTCAACATGATGGCCTGTCAGGTGGCCTACAGTATTTTTAATACACCAACTAAGATTGCTCGTATTCGCTCGCAAGAGTATTTGTTATACCGAGAGCAGTTATTTCAAAATAGTGACCTTCCTGTTGATGAGTATATTGCCCCAGAGCAACTCGTCACCAAATATATCAGCAGATTGATTGATTACCCCGGTGCACTACAAGTATTAGAATTTGCTAACGGCATCGTCTCGCTCGTTGCTGTAAAAGCCTATTACGGCGGTAAGCTGGTTGGTTATGCTATTTCTCACCTTAAAGAAAGCATGCCAGAACTCGAAACTCGCGTTGCGGCAATTTACCGCAAAGGCCAACCTATTAAACCTCTTGGTTCGACGGTTATTGAAGCAGATGACGAGGTGTTTTTTGTTGCGGCAACCAAACACATCCGCCGAGTGATGGAAGAGCTTCAAAAACTAGAGGACTCGTACAAGCGTATCACTATTGTTGGCGGTGGTAACATTGGTTGTGGTTTAGCCAAAACACTTGAAAAGCAATACCGCGTTAAACTGATCGAGCTTGACCCTAAACGCGCGGAAGAGATCAGTCAGTTACTCGAACACACCACTGTATTTGCCGGAGATGCCTCAGATCAAGAGTTGTTAATTGAAGAGCAAATTGATCAAACAGATGTGTTTATAGCAGTAACAAATGATGACGAAGCCAATATTATGTCGGCGATGTTAGCAAAGAGATTAGGCGCACAAAAAACCATGGTATTGATCCAGCGAAGTGCATACATTGAGTTAGTCCAAGGTAAAGATGTAGATATTGCGATATCCCCGCAACAAGCGACTATATCAGCATTATTAACCCACGTGCGACGCGGTGATATCTCAAATGTTTACTCGTTACGCCGTGGCGCCGCAGAGGCAATCGAAGCCATTGCGCGTGGTGACAAAAAGACGTCAAAAGTAGTAGGGCGTACGATTGAAGAGCTTAAATTGCCTCCTCAAACGACCATAGGTGCAATTGTACGAAATAATGAAGTCATCATTGCTCATGACAATACTGTTATCGAGACTGACGACCACGTTATTTTGTTCTTAGTCGATAAGAAATACATCTCTGAGGTGGAAAAGTTATTCCAAGTTACCGCCCTGTATTTCTAA